From the genome of Podospora pseudoanserina strain CBS 124.78 chromosome 7 map unlocalized CBS124.78p_7.2, whole genome shotgun sequence, one region includes:
- a CDS encoding uncharacterized protein (COG:O; EggNog:ENOG503NYIV), whose translation MFTQPVASPTSPGAPVSPGPVSPTRTSRLRGLSYFRNYTQNHLLSREHSAHAHAHAHTNQSHQQHHQANSPTHNPSLNSPALPSPGLPIPPPTSEASSHYNHNNITNATTNNTHGHPSHTSRSNPFLQPAPTLAQPLVLPPSTTSQTSSGLFPGDPLNSALTERSGGVGGLAPPANTTIMTRARSATVGDAVLSPDPGSSSADILPSIRFSAFHDTRATRPSLKFPTISRTLPTGNEVIRVGRYSERDNQPNIPSNMPSAAPVGFKSKVVSRRHCEFWYEDGKWYIKDVKSSSGTFLNHIRLSPPGTESKPFAVNDGDIVQLGIDFKGGEEMIFRCVKMRLELNRGWQNKLNAFNLTSHKRLRNMTAGSAQDSSAQSYTQDCSICLNSIAPCQSLFVAPCSHTWHFKCIRALLNSPSYPIFICPNCRAAADLEAEVEDPEEWEQLDSDEGAKSNPEGTLLAPATSEAQPRKSRESVRATRQATLIAPQQPPLPIPVPVIQSESESDVVMVDVPAQQQQQQAPPVAEITLIDTREPTMSTNASRPPFQHAQSSPVPIHHASGHRTPSPTGPLIAGNNEGPITPRNDAGPWVFDGSGLRQRADGGGATAQATKFTTGFAVIKRLIGVAFWGSSLEFGVYLSPLLHIFADGNEGTTAGMGC comes from the exons ATGTTTACACAACCTGTAGCCTCGCCCACATCCCCGGGGGCTCCGGTATCACCTGGTCCAGTCTCGCCCACAAGGACCAGTCGCCTGAGAGGCCTGAGTTACTTTCGTAATTACACCCAGAACCACCTCCTGTCCCGCGAGCACAGCGCCCACGCCCACGCCCACGCCCACACCAACCAgagccaccaacaacaccaccaggcAAACTCCCCGACTCACAATCCATCCTTGAACTCTCCAGCACTCCCCTCTCCCGGTCTGcctatcccccctcccacgtCAGAAGCCAGCAGCCATTATAATCATAATAACATCACCAACGCTactaccaacaacacccacgGCCACCCCTCGCACACAAGTCGGTCCAATCCCTTCTTGCAGCCCGCCCCGACACTAGCCCaacccctcgtcctcccgccctccaccacatcgCAGACCTCCTCCGGCCTTTTCCCCGGCGATCCTTTGAATTCTGCCCTCACCGAAAGAtctggaggagttggaggactTGCCCCTcccgccaacaccaccatcatgacCCGGGCTCGTTCCGCCACCGTAGGGGATGCCGTCTTGTCGCCCGACCCAGGAAGCTCGAGCGCCGACATCCTCCCCTCGATCCGATTCAGCGCCTTTCACGACACCCGTGCTACTCGCCCGTCCCTCAAGTTCCCCACCATCTCGCGTACGCTCCCAACTGGCAATGAAGTGATCCGCGTAGGCAGATACTCGGAAAGAGACAACCAGCCCAATATCCCCAGCAACATGCCTTCTGCGGCGCCCGTAGGGTTCAAGAGCAAGGTTGTGAGTCGACGGCACTGCGAGTTCTGGTACGAGGATGGCAAATGGTACATCAAGGACGTTAAGAGTAGTTCTGGCACCTTTCTCAACCACATCCGTCTCAGCCCCCCCGGCACCGAGTCGAAGCCATTTGCGGTGAACGATGGTGATATTGTGCAGCTGGGTATTGACTTcaagggcggggaggaaaTGATCTTTCGCTGCGTCAAAATGAGGCTTGAACTAAACCGCGGGTGGCAGAATAAACTTAACGCCTTCAA CCTAACCTCACACAAACGCCTTCGAAACATGACGGCTGGCTCGGCCCAAGACTCTTCAGCTCAGTCTTACACCCAGGACTGCTCAATATGTCTGAATAGCATCGCG CCATGCCAATCCTTATTCGTCGCTCCATGTTCCCACACATGGCATTTCAAATGCATCCGAGCCCTGCTCAACTCCCCGTCCTACCCCATTTTTATCTGTCCCAACTGCCGCGCAGCCGCCGACCTTGAGGCCGAAGTAGAAGACCCCGAAGAATGGGAGCAGCTGGATTCCGACGAAGGGGCCAAGTCCAACCCTGAAGGGACCTTACTAGCCCCCGCTACCAGCGAAGCCCAACCACGAAAGTCTAGGGAGTCTGTCCGGGCCACCCGACAAGCTACCCTGATTGCGCCGCAGCAACCACCTCTACCAATCCCTGTTCCAGTAATACAAAGCGAAAGTGAATcagatgtggtgatggtggatgttccagcacagcagcaacagcaacaggcaCCTCCCGTTGCAGAAATCACACTCATCGACACACGAGAGCCAACAATGAGCACAAATGCAAGCCGCCCACCATTTCAACATGCCCAGTCAAGCCCCGTGCCCATTCATCATGCATCTGGGCACAGGACACCATCTCCTACGGGTCCGTTAATCGCCGGTAACAACGAGGGGCCGATCACGCCGAGGAATGATGCCGGGCCATGGGTCTTTGACGGAAGTGGGCTGAGGCAGAGGgcggacgggggaggagcaacGGCTCAGG caaccaagTTCACCACGGGTTTTGCCGTCATTAAGAGATTAATTGGTGTTGCGTTTTGGGGGAGTTCGTTGGAATTTGGTGTCTACCTCTCACCGCTACTACATATATTTGCTGACGGAAACGAAGGCACGACAGCAGGAATGGGGTGTTGA